In the Hordeum vulgare subsp. vulgare chromosome 7H, MorexV3_pseudomolecules_assembly, whole genome shotgun sequence genome, one interval contains:
- the LOC123413053 gene encoding UDP-glycosyltransferase 73C5-like: MAASELHFLLVPLVAQGHIIPMVDLARLIAARGPRVTVLTTPVNAARNRPAVESAARAGLRVGLAELPFPGPRFGLPEGLENADQMVDPTMYIKFFQAIWGMAEPLEEYVRALPRRPDCLIADSCNPWTAGVCAGLGIPRLVMHCPSAYFLLAVHNLSKHGVYDRVADDMEEFEVPDFPVPAVGNQATFRGFFQWPGVEKEQRDVLDAEATADGLLVNTFRGIEGVFVDAYAASLGRRTWAVGPTCASRFDDADAKAGRGNRADVDAGRIVSWLDARPPASVLYISFGSIAKLPAKQVAELARGLEASGRPFVWAIKEAKADAAVQALLDEEGFEERVKDRGLLVRGWAPQVTILSHPAVGGFLTHCGWNATLEAISHGVPALTWPNFADQFCSERLLVDVLRVGVRSGAKLPVMNVPAEAEGVQVTGADVERVVAELMDGGQEGAARRSRAKKLAEEASAAMEDGGSSYTDLEYMIRHVSELSRTRGHEHGWGTSSTSLLSAAAELGIGSKNGAAKKMEAADAALSVHS; the protein is encoded by the coding sequence ATGGCGGCGTCGGAGCTGCACTTCCTGCTGGTGCCGCTGGTGGCGCAGGGACACATCATCCCGATGGTGGACCTGGCGCGCCTCATCGCCGCGCGCGGGCCGCGGGTCACCGTGCTCACCACGCCCGTCAACGCCGCGCGCAACAGGCCCGCCGTCGAGAGCGCCGCGAGGGCGGGCCTGCGCGTCGGCCTCGCCGAGCTGCCCTTCCCCGGCCCGCGCTTCGGGCTGCCGGAGGGGCTGGAGAACGCCGACCAGATGGTCGACCCGACCATGTACATCAAGTTCTTCCAGGCCATCTGGGGGATGGCCGAGCCGCTCGAGGAGTACGTCCGGGCGCTGCCGCGCCGGCCTGACTGCCTCATCGCCGACTCCTGCAACCCGTGGACGGCTGGCGTGTGCGCCGGCCTCGGCATCCCCAGGCTGGTCATGCACTGCCCCTCCGCCTACTTCCTCCTCGCCGTGCACAACCTGTCCAAGCACGGCGTGTACGACCGCGTCGCCGACGACATGGAGGAGTTCGAGGTGCCGGACTTCCCGGTGCCCGCCGTTGGAAACCAGGCTACGTTCCGTGGCTTCTTTCAGTGGCCCGGCGTGGAGAAGGAGCAGCGCGATGTGCTCGACGCCGAGGCCACTGCCGACGGCCTGCTCGTGAACACGTTCCGCGGCATCGAGGGCGTCTTCGTCGACGCCTACGCGGCGTCCCTCGGCCGGAGGACGTGGGCCGTCGGGCCGACGTGCGCCTCGAGGTTCGACGACGCCGATGCCAAGGCCGGCCGCGGCAACCGCGCCGACGTCGACGCCGGCCGCATCGTCTCATGGCTCGACGCCCGGCCGCCGGCGTCCGTGCTCTACATCAGCTTCGGCAGCATCGCGAAGCTGCCGGCGAAGCAGGTCGCCGAGCTGGCGCGCGGTCTGGAGGCGTCGGGGCGGCCGTTCGTGTGGGCCATCAAGGAGGCCAAGGCCGACGCCGCCGTGCAAGCGCTGCTGGACGAGGAGGGGTTCGAGGAGCGCGTCAAGGACAGGGGCCTCCTCGTCCGAGGCTGGGCGCCGCAGGTGACCATCCTCTCGCACCCGGCGGTGGGCGGCTTCCTGACGCACTGCGGCTGGAACGCGACGCTGGAGGCCATCTCCCACGGCGTGCCGGCGCTGACGTGGCCCAACTTCGCCGACCAGTTCTGCAGCGAGCGGCTGCTCGTGGACGTGCTCCGCGTCGGCGTCAGGTCCGGCGCCAAGCTGCCCGTCATGAACGTGCCCGCGGAGGCCGAGGGCGTCCAGGTCACCGGGGCCGACGTGGAGAGGGTGGTCGCCGAGCTGATGGACGGCGGGCAGGAGGGGGCCGCGAGGAGGTCCAGGGCCAAGAAGCTCGCCGAAGAGGCCAGCGCGGCCATGGAGGACGGCGGGTCGTCGTACACCGACCTGGAGTACATGATCCGGCACGTATCGGAGCTGTCGAGGACGAGGGGCCACGAGCACGGGTGGGGCACGAGCTCGACGTCCCTGCTTTCCGCTGCGGCGGAGCTTGGAATTGGAAGCAAGAACGGCGCCGCCAAGAAGATGGAAGCCGCCGACGCTGCGTTGTCAGTGCACTCCTGA